In a genomic window of Streptococcus oralis:
- the rpsF gene encoding 30S ribosomal protein S6, which yields MAKYEILYIIRPNIEEEAKNALVARFDSILTDNGATVVESKDWEKRRLAYEIQDFREGLYHIVNVEANDDAALKEFDRLSKINADILRHMIVKLDA from the coding sequence ATGGCTAAATACGAAATTCTTTATATCATTCGTCCAAACATTGAAGAAGAAGCGAAAAACGCTTTGGTAGCACGTTTTGACTCTATCTTGACTGACAACGGTGCAACTGTTGTTGAATCAAAAGACTGGGAAAAACGTCGTCTTGCATACGAAATCCAAGATTTCCGTGAAGGACTTTACCACATCGTTAACGTTGAAGCAAACGACGACGCAGCTCTTAAAGAGTTTGACCGTCTTTCAAAAATCAACGCTGACATTCTTCGTCACATGATCGTCAAACTTGACGCGTAA
- a CDS encoding peptide deformylase, translating to MEKKIVRDVLFLSQVSKPASQEDLYLAKDLQDTLLANRETCVGLAANMIGVQKRVIIFNLGLVPMVMFNPILLSYKGPYETEEGCLSLTGVRPTTRYETITVSYRDSKWEEQTITLTGFPAQICQHELDHLEGRII from the coding sequence ATGGAAAAGAAAATTGTCCGAGATGTCTTATTCTTGTCGCAGGTCTCGAAACCTGCAAGTCAGGAAGACCTTTATCTGGCTAAGGATTTGCAGGATACCCTGCTGGCTAATCGCGAGACCTGTGTCGGTCTGGCAGCCAATATGATTGGTGTGCAGAAGCGTGTCATTATCTTTAATCTTGGCTTGGTTCCCATGGTCATGTTTAACCCCATTCTCCTTTCCTATAAAGGACCTTACGAGACAGAGGAAGGTTGTTTGTCTTTGACTGGGGTGCGACCAACAACTCGCTATGAAACGATTACGGTTTCCTATCGTGATAGTAAGTGGGAGGAACAGACCATTACGTTAACAGGTTTTCCAGCTCAGATCTGCCAACATGAACTGGATCATTTGGAAGGACGGATTATTTAG
- a CDS encoding DUF3953 domain-containing protein: MIFIEYKNRFSQFKEKKDKFLSILTSLAGTALVLVAIWLGWPK; this comes from the coding sequence TTGATTTTCATTGAGTATAAAAATAGGTTTTCTCAGTTCAAGGAGAAAAAAGATAAATTCTTATCTATCTTAACAAGCTTAGCTGGCACAGCCCTTGTTCTCGTGGCTATCTGGTTAGGATGGCCAAAATAA
- the rpsR gene encoding 30S ribosomal protein S18 — MAQQRRGGFKRRKKVDYIAANKIEYVDYKDTELLSRFVSERGKILPRRVTGTSAKNQRKVTTAIKRARVMALMPFVNED; from the coding sequence ATGGCTCAACAACGTCGTGGCGGATTCAAACGCCGTAAAAAAGTTGATTACATCGCAGCAAACAAAATTGAATATGTTGATTACAAAGATACTGAGCTTCTTAGCCGTTTCGTTTCAGAACGTGGGAAAATCCTTCCTCGTCGTGTAACAGGAACTTCAGCTAAAAACCAACGTAAAGTAACAACAGCTATCAAACGCGCACGCGTAATGGCTTTGATGCCTTTCGTAAACGAAGATTAA
- a CDS encoding glycosyl hydrolase family 8, whose protein sequence is MKTNKLKYVWFVLILSIFCLALFLARGRTKIEMRNRIYSQWSQQFLVTKGNQSYVRTTSDSEGTTVLSEAQSYGMLITVLAAQKGQASQADYESLYRYYQNHRIEGTQLMSWKQVIKNDSETVEKQNATDGDLYIAYSLIEAAKQWPDKAQEYQEQAKKILDDILKYNYNEETGVLTVGNWANKDSDYYYLMRTSDTLPHYFQSFYDLTGNKQWLDVKDKMLGQLEQISSHSDTGLLPDFIWAEKSGARLVDANTIESQYDGAYSYNACRLPYHLSQSQDERSQKLVQKMMDFFMKEQRIYAGYDLNGTALNQYQAGSFLAPITYASDKGEGYLKLLQQNKYIFTQDLPSDNYYDATMITMIALEMF, encoded by the coding sequence ATGAAAACGAATAAATTAAAATATGTCTGGTTTGTGCTCATTCTTTCTATCTTTTGTTTAGCCTTGTTTTTGGCAAGAGGAAGGACTAAAATCGAGATGCGTAATCGAATTTACAGCCAATGGAGCCAACAGTTCCTTGTTACAAAAGGCAATCAGTCTTATGTTCGTACGACGAGTGATTCGGAGGGAACAACAGTTCTATCTGAAGCCCAAAGTTACGGCATGCTCATAACGGTTTTAGCAGCCCAAAAAGGGCAAGCAAGTCAAGCAGATTATGAGAGTCTTTATCGCTATTATCAAAATCATCGTATTGAGGGAACGCAGTTGATGTCTTGGAAGCAAGTGATCAAAAATGATAGCGAAACGGTCGAGAAACAAAATGCAACTGATGGAGATCTCTATATCGCTTATTCTTTAATTGAAGCTGCCAAACAGTGGCCAGATAAGGCGCAGGAATACCAAGAGCAAGCTAAAAAAATCTTGGATGATATCCTTAAGTACAACTACAATGAAGAGACAGGTGTTTTAACAGTAGGAAACTGGGCAAACAAGGATTCTGATTATTATTACTTGATGCGGACATCTGATACTCTTCCTCACTATTTCCAGTCTTTCTATGACCTGACTGGAAACAAACAGTGGTTAGATGTTAAGGATAAGATGCTTGGGCAATTGGAGCAAATCAGTTCTCATTCTGATACGGGTCTCTTGCCAGACTTTATCTGGGCTGAGAAGTCAGGGGCACGTCTTGTTGATGCCAACACTATCGAATCTCAATACGATGGGGCGTACTCTTATAACGCTTGCCGTTTGCCTTATCACTTGTCACAGAGCCAGGATGAAAGAAGCCAAAAACTCGTTCAAAAGATGATGGATTTCTTTATGAAAGAGCAACGCATTTATGCTGGCTATGACTTGAATGGAACGGCCCTCAATCAATACCAGGCAGGTAGTTTCTTGGCACCGATTACCTACGCGTCTGACAAGGGAGAAGGCTATCTGAAACTTCTTCAGCAAAATAAATACATTTTCACACAAGATTTACCTTCGGACAACTACTATGATGCAACGATGATTACCATGATTGCTCTAGAGATGTTCTAG
- the yaaA gene encoding peroxide stress protein YaaA, translating to MKILIPTAKEMNTDHPCIEALPLREESQAVLESLAHYSASELETFYKVSVEKAEEEYGHIQALKDHRAKHYPALKLFDGLMYRHIKRNGLTEAEQTYLENHVLITSALYGVVPALSPMAPHRLDFLMKLKVAGKTLKSHWKSAYDEVLQDENLIFSLLSSEFETVFSKEIREKMVTFKFMEDKASQLKIHSTISKKARGAFLTALIEGQVQTVEQARQLSFAGFDYQPDLSSDLELVFVKQA from the coding sequence ATGAAAATTTTAATCCCAACAGCAAAAGAAATGAACACAGACCATCCTTGTATCGAAGCGCTCCCTTTGAGGGAAGAAAGTCAGGCAGTCCTTGAATCACTGGCGCATTACTCAGCTAGTGAATTAGAGACTTTTTATAAGGTATCTGTCGAGAAAGCAGAAGAAGAGTACGGCCATATTCAAGCTTTAAAAGATCACAGGGCTAAACATTATCCAGCCTTGAAACTTTTCGATGGTCTCATGTATCGTCACATCAAACGAAATGGGTTAACCGAAGCTGAACAAACCTATCTTGAAAATCATGTCCTAATTACCTCGGCTTTATACGGTGTTGTCCCCGCCTTGTCGCCCATGGCTCCTCACCGTTTGGACTTTCTGATGAAGTTAAAAGTAGCTGGTAAGACTTTAAAGAGTCATTGGAAGTCAGCCTACGATGAGGTCCTACAAGATGAGAACTTGATATTCTCACTCCTATCATCAGAGTTTGAAACCGTATTTTCTAAGGAAATTAGAGAAAAGATGGTGACCTTCAAATTTATGGAGGATAAGGCAAGTCAGTTGAAAATCCACTCAACTATTTCAAAAAAAGCCCGTGGCGCCTTTTTGACCGCCTTGATAGAGGGGCAAGTCCAAACAGTCGAACAAGCTCGCCAGCTCAGTTTTGCAGGTTTTGACTACCAACCTGATTTATCCAGTGACTTAGAACTCGTCTTTGTGAAACAAGCATAA
- the asnS gene encoding asparagine--tRNA ligase, whose translation MTKRVTIIDVKDYVGQEVTIGAWVANKSGKGKIAFLQLRDGTAFFQGVAFKPNFIEKFGEEVGLEKFDVIKRLSQETSVYVTGIVKEDERSKFGYELDITDIEVIGESQDYPITPKEHGTDFLMDNRHLWLRSRKQVAVMQIRNAIIYATYEFFDKNGFIKFDSPILSGNAAEDSTELFETDYFGTPAYLSQSGQLYLEAGAMALGRVFDFGPVFRAEKSKTRRHLTEFWMMDAEYSYLTHDESLDLQEAYVKALLQGVLDRAPQALETLERDTELLKRYIAEPFKRITYDQAIDLLQEHENDEDADYEHLEHGDDFGSPHETWISNHFGVPTFVMNYPAAIKAFYMKPVPGNPERVLCADLLAPEGYGEIIGGSMREEDYDALVAKMEELGMDRTEYEFYLDLRKYGTVPHGGFGIGIERMVTFAAGTKHIREAIPFPRMLHRIKP comes from the coding sequence ATGACAAAACGTGTAACAATTATCGATGTAAAAGACTACGTTGGTCAAGAAGTGACCATCGGAGCCTGGGTTGCCAACAAATCTGGAAAAGGGAAAATTGCCTTCTTGCAATTGCGTGATGGAACAGCCTTCTTCCAAGGTGTAGCCTTTAAACCAAACTTTATTGAAAAGTTCGGTGAAGAAGTGGGACTTGAGAAGTTTGATGTCATCAAACGCCTAAGCCAAGAAACTTCTGTTTATGTGACAGGAATTGTCAAAGAAGACGAACGTTCTAAGTTTGGCTATGAGTTGGATATTACAGACATCGAAGTGATTGGTGAATCTCAAGACTACCCAATCACACCAAAAGAACACGGAACAGACTTCTTGATGGACAACCGTCACTTGTGGCTCCGCTCTCGTAAGCAAGTAGCGGTTATGCAAATCCGTAACGCGATTATCTATGCGACTTATGAGTTTTTCGACAAGAACGGCTTCATAAAATTTGATAGCCCTATTCTTTCAGGAAACGCAGCAGAAGATTCTACAGAACTCTTTGAAACAGACTACTTTGGAACACCAGCCTACTTGAGTCAATCAGGTCAGCTTTATCTAGAAGCAGGAGCTATGGCTCTTGGTCGTGTCTTTGACTTTGGTCCAGTATTCCGTGCTGAAAAATCAAAAACACGTCGTCACTTGACTGAGTTCTGGATGATGGATGCTGAGTACTCCTACTTGACACACGATGAGTCACTTGACTTGCAAGAAGCTTATGTAAAAGCTCTCCTTCAGGGTGTCCTTGACCGTGCTCCTCAAGCCCTGGAAACCTTGGAACGTGATACGGAGCTTTTGAAACGCTACATTGCGGAGCCGTTCAAACGCATCACTTACGATCAAGCCATTGACCTCTTGCAAGAGCATGAGAATGATGAAGATGCTGACTACGAGCATTTGGAACATGGAGATGACTTTGGTTCACCACACGAAACCTGGATTTCAAACCACTTTGGTGTGCCAACATTTGTCATGAACTACCCAGCAGCTATCAAGGCCTTCTACATGAAACCAGTTCCTGGAAATCCAGAGCGCGTACTTTGTGCAGACTTGCTTGCACCAGAAGGATATGGAGAAATCATCGGTGGTTCTATGCGTGAGGAAGACTACGATGCCCTTGTCGCTAAAATGGAAGAACTTGGAATGGATCGTACAGAATATGAATTCTACCTTGACCTTCGTAAATACGGTACAGTACCACATGGTGGATTTGGTATCGGTATCGAGCGTATGGTAACCTTCGCAGCTGGAACCAAACACATCCGTGAAGCTATTCCATTCCCACGTATGTTGCACCGTATCAAACCATAA
- a CDS encoding glycosyltransferase family 2 protein, translating to MISQMLMIFTLLTIWISLAWGLVILFSAVHFWFKHSDFRVDTSPLPYYPKVTIVVPAHNEDVVIAQTAKAILDMNYPHDRVELLLFADNCSDNTYAECLSVQAMPEYAGRNLTIIDRTGTGGKAGVLNDALEMATGEYICVYDADAMPEKNALYFLVKEVMKDPERHVASFGRNKTRNANQNFLTRCINQEIVVTQRVHHVGMWHLFKIGRIPGTNFIIQTDFVKSIGGWKNGALTEDTDISFKIMQSGKLIALAYNSEAFQQEPETLKSYYMQRKRWAKGNYEVVLSNFKHLFGRANWRVKLEVFNYSCVFFWFNFAIVLSDLIFLANVLAICLNLFFPDVRVPFAFDADNIYIAQLMLFNWILMIGLYLMQIMTALASQFGQATTKQIWLALAAYFSYAQMFIVVSVDSISSIVLDKVLRRKETKWVKTKRFAG from the coding sequence ATGATTAGTCAAATGTTAATGATTTTTACCTTGCTTACAATTTGGATTTCTCTAGCATGGGGCTTGGTAATTCTCTTTTCGGCAGTACACTTTTGGTTTAAACACAGTGATTTTCGTGTAGACACTTCGCCTCTACCTTATTATCCTAAGGTAACGATTGTTGTTCCTGCCCATAATGAGGATGTGGTTATTGCCCAAACGGCAAAAGCTATCTTGGATATGAACTATCCTCACGACCGTGTGGAGTTGCTCTTGTTTGCGGATAACTGTTCGGATAACACCTATGCAGAATGTTTGTCTGTACAAGCCATGCCTGAATATGCAGGAAGAAATCTAACCATTATCGACCGTACTGGTACGGGAGGAAAAGCGGGCGTTCTAAACGATGCTTTGGAGATGGCAACAGGCGAATACATCTGTGTTTATGATGCAGATGCCATGCCTGAAAAAAATGCTCTTTATTTCCTTGTCAAAGAAGTTATGAAGGATCCAGAACGTCATGTGGCATCTTTTGGCCGCAACAAGACTCGAAACGCCAACCAAAATTTCTTGACTCGTTGTATCAACCAAGAGATCGTTGTTACTCAGCGCGTGCACCACGTTGGGATGTGGCATCTCTTTAAAATTGGGCGTATCCCAGGAACCAACTTTATCATTCAAACCGACTTTGTAAAGAGTATCGGTGGTTGGAAAAATGGTGCCTTAACTGAGGATACCGATATTTCCTTCAAAATCATGCAGAGTGGTAAATTGATTGCCCTTGCCTATAATTCAGAGGCTTTCCAACAAGAACCTGAGACCTTAAAGAGTTACTATATGCAGCGGAAACGTTGGGCGAAAGGAAATTATGAAGTTGTTCTCTCGAACTTTAAGCATTTATTTGGCAGAGCAAACTGGCGCGTTAAACTAGAAGTCTTTAACTATTCTTGTGTTTTCTTTTGGTTTAACTTTGCTATTGTTCTTTCGGATTTGATTTTCCTAGCGAATGTGCTAGCGATCTGTCTTAATCTTTTCTTCCCAGATGTCAGGGTTCCATTTGCTTTTGATGCGGACAATATCTACATCGCTCAGCTCATGCTCTTTAACTGGATTCTCATGATTGGTCTCTATTTGATGCAAATTATGACAGCATTGGCAAGTCAATTTGGACAAGCAACAACTAAACAAATCTGGTTAGCCCTGGCAGCCTATTTCTCTTATGCACAGATGTTTATCGTTGTATCCGTTGATTCCATTTCTTCAATCGTGCTGGATAAAGTACTCCGACGAAAAGAAACCAAGTGGGTTAAAACCAAGCGATTTGCAGGATAG
- a CDS encoding NADPH-dependent FMN reductase codes for MSKKVLFIVGSLRQGSFNHQMALEAEKALAGKAEVSYLDYSAVPLFSQDLEGPTHPAVVATREAVLAADAIWIFSPVYNFSIPGTVKNLLDWLSRAIDLSDTRGASALQDKFVTVSSVANAGHDQLFAIYKDLLPFIRTQVVGDFTAARVNDSAWTDGKLVLEEATASSLAKQADDILAAIN; via the coding sequence ATGTCTAAAAAAGTACTATTTATCGTCGGTTCACTTCGCCAAGGTTCTTTCAACCACCAAATGGCCCTTGAAGCTGAAAAAGCACTTGCTGGAAAAGCAGAAGTTAGCTATCTTGATTACTCAGCTGTTCCTCTCTTCAGCCAAGATTTGGAAGGTCCAACTCATCCAGCTGTAGTTGCTACTCGTGAAGCAGTCCTTGCTGCGGATGCTATCTGGATCTTCTCTCCAGTCTACAACTTCTCTATCCCTGGAACAGTGAAAAACTTGCTTGACTGGCTCTCTCGCGCCATTGACTTGTCTGATACACGTGGTGCTTCTGCCCTCCAAGACAAGTTTGTTACTGTCTCATCTGTAGCCAATGCCGGTCACGATCAACTCTTTGCTATTTATAAAGACCTCTTGCCATTTATCCGTACACAAGTCGTTGGTGATTTTACAGCTGCTCGTGTCAATGACTCTGCTTGGACAGATGGAAAATTGGTGTTAGAAGAAGCAACTGCTTCATCACTTGCAAAACAAGCGGACGACATTCTTGCAGCCATCAACTAA
- a CDS encoding pyridoxal phosphate-dependent aminotransferase produces the protein MKLSKRVLEMEESVTLASDARAKALKAQGKDVLFLTLGQPDFHTPENIQDAAVEAIRDGRASFYTVASGLPELKAAVNTYFERYYGYSVAANEVTFATGAKFSLYTFFMAVVNPGDEVIIPTPYWVSYGDQVKMAEGVPVFVQAKEDNHFKVTVEQLEAARTDKTKVLVLNSPSNPTGMIYSREELMAIGNWAVAHDVLILADDIYGRLVYNGNEFVPISSLSEDIRKQTIVINGVSKAYAMTGWRVGYAVGNPEIIAAMSKLTGQTTSNLTAVSQYATIEALTGPQDSVETMRQAFEERLNTIYPLLCQVPGFEVVKPQGAFYLFPNVKKAMEMKGYTDVTEFTTAILEEVGLALITGAGFGAPENVRLSYATDLDTLKEAIRRLHQFMEK, from the coding sequence ATGAAACTATCCAAACGTGTACTAGAAATGGAAGAAAGCGTCACTCTAGCTAGTGATGCAAGAGCCAAAGCATTAAAAGCTCAGGGAAAGGATGTTCTTTTCTTAACCTTGGGACAGCCTGATTTTCATACTCCTGAAAACATTCAGGATGCAGCGGTAGAAGCGATTCGAGATGGACGAGCTTCCTTTTATACAGTTGCTTCAGGCCTACCAGAGTTAAAAGCGGCGGTTAATACCTATTTTGAACGCTATTATGGGTATTCTGTTGCAGCCAACGAGGTTACCTTTGCCACTGGTGCTAAGTTCTCTCTCTACACCTTCTTTATGGCTGTGGTCAATCCAGGTGATGAGGTCATCATTCCTACACCATACTGGGTCAGCTATGGAGATCAGGTCAAGATGGCAGAAGGTGTGCCAGTCTTTGTCCAGGCAAAGGAAGACAATCACTTTAAAGTAACAGTAGAGCAGCTAGAAGCAGCCCGAACAGATAAGACCAAAGTCTTGGTTCTCAATTCGCCATCGAATCCGACTGGTATGATTTACTCTCGTGAGGAACTCATGGCTATCGGAAATTGGGCTGTTGCGCATGATGTCCTTATCCTAGCAGATGATATTTATGGTCGTTTGGTTTATAACGGGAATGAGTTTGTTCCAATCTCTAGTCTGTCAGAAGACATTCGCAAGCAAACCATCGTGATTAACGGTGTATCTAAGGCCTATGCCATGACTGGTTGGCGGGTAGGTTATGCTGTGGGAAATCCTGAAATTATCGCTGCCATGAGCAAGCTAACAGGACAAACGACTTCCAATCTGACAGCAGTATCTCAATATGCAACGATTGAGGCGCTGACTGGACCGCAAGACTCTGTTGAAACCATGCGCCAGGCTTTTGAGGAGCGTTTGAATACCATTTATCCTCTCTTGTGCCAAGTGCCAGGATTTGAAGTTGTCAAGCCCCAAGGAGCTTTCTACCTCTTCCCAAATGTTAAAAAAGCGATGGAGATGAAGGGGTATACCGATGTGACAGAGTTTACAACAGCTATCCTCGAAGAAGTCGGCCTTGCCTTGATTACAGGAGCTGGATTTGGAGCACCAGAAAATGTTCGTCTCAGCTATGCCACAGACTTGGATACCTTGAAAGAAGCTATTCGCCGTTTGCATCAATTTATGGAAAAATAA
- a CDS encoding MarR family winged helix-turn-helix transcriptional regulator, translating into MKQYLKEKISDNQLDLKTTIILNKAIRTFKPYEAKAAKEHGLTPTQFSVLETLYSKGELRIQDLIEKMLATSGNMTVVIRNMVRDGWISRTCDPKDRRSFFLKLTPAGRRKIEEVLPDHIDSIVEALSILEDGEKEDLIRILKKFKNL; encoded by the coding sequence ATGAAACAATATTTGAAAGAGAAAATTTCCGATAATCAACTAGACTTAAAAACAACTATCATCCTCAATAAAGCCATACGGACTTTTAAACCATATGAAGCTAAGGCTGCTAAAGAACACGGGCTAACACCCACCCAATTTTCAGTTTTGGAAACCCTCTATAGCAAGGGGGAACTACGCATTCAGGATTTGATTGAAAAAATGCTAGCCACTTCTGGAAACATGACTGTTGTCATTCGAAATATGGTTCGAGATGGGTGGATTTCTAGAACTTGTGACCCAAAAGATCGTCGATCCTTTTTCCTGAAATTAACACCTGCAGGACGCAGAAAAATCGAAGAGGTTCTTCCTGACCATATCGATTCTATCGTAGAAGCACTCAGCATCTTGGAAGATGGCGAAAAGGAAGACTTAATCCGCATTTTAAAAAAATTTAAAAATTTGTGA
- the wecB gene encoding non-hydrolyzing UDP-N-acetylglucosamine 2-epimerase → MKKLKVMVVFGTRPEAIKMAPLVLELQKHSDSIETITVVTAQHRQMLDQVLETFSIEPHYDLDIMGKNQSLLDITGKILEKFDPVVKQELPDIILVHGDTTTTFAASLVAFYNQVRIGHVEAGLRTFDKYSPFPEEMNRQMTDNLADLYFAPTSESKENLLKENHPESAIVITGNTAIDALKLTVQSDYYHEVLDQLDPDKKLVLVTMHRRENQGQPMRNVFAALREMVDLHQEIEVVYPVHLSPAVQEAANDILAGHDRIHLIEPLDVLDFHNLASRSYFIMTDSGGVQEEAPSLGKPVLVLRDTTERPEGVRAGTLKLVGTDPVRVKEAMAALLTDETLYRQMSQAPNPYGDGRASERIVQSIQQYFGAATSVSEFKGGK, encoded by the coding sequence ATGAAGAAACTGAAAGTGATGGTTGTTTTTGGAACACGACCAGAAGCTATTAAAATGGCCCCTTTAGTGTTAGAATTGCAAAAACATAGTGACAGCATTGAGACGATCACAGTTGTGACAGCTCAGCACCGTCAAATGCTTGATCAAGTTCTTGAAACGTTTAGCATCGAGCCACATTATGACCTGGATATTATGGGGAAAAATCAATCCCTCTTAGACATTACTGGAAAAATTTTAGAAAAGTTTGATCCAGTTGTTAAGCAAGAACTTCCAGATATAATTCTTGTTCATGGAGATACAACAACAACTTTTGCAGCAAGTTTAGTTGCTTTCTATAATCAGGTACGAATCGGCCACGTTGAAGCTGGCCTAAGGACATTTGATAAGTATTCTCCTTTCCCAGAAGAAATGAATCGTCAGATGACTGATAACCTAGCGGATCTCTATTTTGCTCCAACTAGTGAGAGTAAAGAAAATCTCCTCAAGGAAAATCACCCTGAGTCTGCTATTGTCATTACGGGAAATACAGCCATTGATGCCTTGAAACTAACCGTTCAATCGGATTACTATCATGAAGTTTTAGATCAATTGGATCCAGATAAGAAACTTGTATTAGTAACCATGCATCGTCGTGAGAATCAAGGTCAACCAATGAGAAATGTCTTTGCAGCTTTACGTGAGATGGTCGATCTTCATCAGGAAATTGAAGTTGTTTATCCTGTTCACCTTAGCCCTGCTGTGCAAGAAGCAGCAAACGATATCTTAGCTGGTCACGATCGTATTCACTTGATTGAGCCTTTAGATGTACTTGATTTTCATAATTTGGCTTCAAGAAGCTATTTTATCATGACTGACTCTGGAGGTGTTCAGGAAGAGGCGCCTTCTCTCGGCAAACCTGTCCTTGTCCTTCGTGACACAACGGAACGTCCAGAAGGAGTAAGAGCAGGTACGTTGAAGCTAGTTGGTACGGATCCAGTACGTGTGAAAGAAGCGATGGCAGCACTCTTAACAGATGAAACTCTTTATAGACAAATGTCTCAGGCACCAAATCCTTATGGAGATGGAAGAGCCTCTGAACGAATCGTACAATCCATTCAACAGTACTTTGGGGCAGCGACTTCTGTATCGGAATTCAAAGGGGGGAAATAA
- the ssbA gene encoding single-stranded DNA-binding protein SsbA produces MINNVVLVGRMTRDAELRYTPSNVAVATFTLAVNRTFKSQNGEREADFINVVMWRQQAENLANWAKKGSLIGITGRIQTRSYDNQQGQRVYVTEVVAENFQMLESRGVREGHTGGAYSAPTAGQSAPANPVPDFSRSENPFGATNPLDISDDDLPF; encoded by the coding sequence ATGATTAACAATGTTGTACTTGTAGGGCGTATGACACGTGATGCTGAGTTGCGTTATACCCCATCAAATGTAGCAGTTGCGACTTTTACTCTTGCAGTAAACCGTACATTTAAGAGTCAAAATGGCGAACGTGAGGCTGATTTCATCAATGTCGTTATGTGGCGCCAACAGGCTGAAAATCTTGCTAACTGGGCTAAAAAAGGCTCTCTTATCGGGATCACAGGTCGTATCCAGACTCGTAGTTACGATAACCAGCAAGGACAACGTGTCTACGTAACAGAAGTCGTGGCTGAGAATTTCCAAATGTTGGAAAGCCGCGGAGTGCGTGAAGGACATACAGGTGGAGCTTATTCTGCACCAACTGCTGGTCAATCAGCACCTGCAAACCCAGTACCAGACTTTTCACGTTCTGAAAATCCATTTGGAGCAACAAATCCATTGGACATTTCAGATGATGATTTACCATTCTAA
- a CDS encoding cell wall elongation regulator TseB-like domain-containing protein: MKLRQKKAKNKLLLQYGIGIALVVLVMTTSFLYLISLSMKPYQDARVEGEKLAKQYAELEKADQVDFYNGLEGYYSVLGHNKKQEAIAVLIEKNDHKIYVYQLDKGISQDKAVTISREKGASDIDKITFGRYQDKPIWEVKSGNQDYLVDFETGAVIQ, translated from the coding sequence GTGAAACTAAGACAGAAAAAAGCAAAAAACAAGCTACTTTTACAGTATGGAATCGGCATTGCTCTGGTAGTACTAGTCATGACGACTTCCTTCCTTTATCTGATATCACTCAGCATGAAACCCTATCAAGATGCTAGAGTTGAGGGAGAAAAACTAGCCAAGCAGTATGCAGAATTGGAAAAGGCAGATCAGGTTGATTTTTATAATGGGCTAGAAGGTTATTACAGCGTTTTAGGACATAATAAAAAGCAAGAGGCCATTGCCGTACTGATTGAAAAGAATGACCACAAGATTTATGTTTATCAGCTTGATAAGGGGATTTCTCAAGACAAGGCAGTGACGATTTCGAGGGAAAAAGGAGCTAGCGACATTGACAAGATTACTTTTGGTCGCTATCAGGACAAGCCGATTTGGGAAGTTAAGTCAGGAAACCAGGACTACCTGGTTGACTTTGAAACAGGAGCAGTGATCCAATAA
- a CDS encoding GNAT family N-acetyltransferase, translated as MKTTCSIRKMQESDIQELSRGFISQGWPSREEILTRYFKEQESGEREVLVAEVEGALAGYITILSCAKQGPFAEIYPELSDFNVFEPFQNQGIGNLLLEEAEKQVRLISDKVTLGVGLHSGYGPAQRLYIKRGYIPDGTGVWYQNHQPAMNAVCEDIGELVLYLSKNLF; from the coding sequence ATGAAGACGACATGTTCAATTAGAAAAATGCAAGAATCTGACATACAAGAACTATCTCGAGGATTTATCAGCCAAGGTTGGCCAAGTAGAGAGGAGATTTTAACTCGATACTTTAAGGAGCAAGAAAGTGGGGAGAGAGAAGTCTTAGTTGCAGAGGTTGAGGGTGCTTTAGCGGGTTATATCACAATTTTGTCCTGCGCTAAGCAGGGGCCTTTTGCAGAAATCTATCCAGAACTCTCAGATTTTAATGTCTTTGAACCTTTTCAAAATCAAGGTATTGGAAATCTCTTGCTGGAAGAAGCAGAAAAACAAGTTAGGCTCATATCGGATAAGGTGACCCTTGGTGTTGGGCTCCATTCAGGGTATGGACCTGCCCAGAGATTGTACATCAAACGAGGCTATATTCCAGATGGGACGGGTGTTTGGTATCAGAACCATCAACCGGCCATGAATGCGGTTTGTGAAGATATCGGAGAATTGGTCTTGTATCTGTCGAAAAATTTGTTTTAA